One Zeugodacus cucurbitae isolate PBARC_wt_2022May chromosome 3, idZeuCucr1.2, whole genome shotgun sequence genomic region harbors:
- the LOC105210781 gene encoding juvenile hormone esterase, translating to MTLKPIILLSFLLFCVQVSQQQAPIIETSLGKISGSVLTTRKGRDIYSYRGIHYAKPPTGLRRFAAPEPVEAWSDTLNAISDGPACPQGFIAETVDEDCLTLNVFTNNITASNPVIVYIHGGANIHGSSHSEHEAGPQLLLDEDVILVAISFRLGAFGFLSTKTYEASGNYGYLDQVLALKWVQQHIKHFGGDASRVTISGVSAGSMSVTVHLTSPMSKGLFHRAIAMSGSATHHYDIDNAYWTRKLANELGCPRYNTQYLLNCLRQFSWQQIVNVTDRWEPYGMANINWNYEIDGKFLLEHPTESFLNNRFNHVPLMAGVTLHEFDFEPDRFENNAELVDDINNNFGLYATDFLQFKITGNDDEKMRRIREFYYNKTAITNKNLIGIGKMKSDGLIGHSMHRLVELAKKYTKVYYYRFDFVGAYSLYPNDAGMAKGVGHADDVPYVFHIIETPTETNSSHTFMIDRMVNIFTSFAANGEPPIIDNITWPPSTASETVVLYNDRQVRVGKQFAVENYALWDELFPIEKSGAGVSIPAILLFSFALVWHFVC from the exons ATGACGCTGAAACCAATTATACTATTAAGTTTCTTACTGTTTTGCGTGCAGGTTTCGCAACAACAGGCACCAATTATAGAAACTTCGCTTGGCAAAATTAGTGGCAGTGTGTTGACAACGCGTAAAGGACGAGATATCTACTCATACCGGGGTATACATTATGCTAAACCACCGACGGGATTGAGACGATTTGCTGCACCAGAACCAGTCGAAGCATGGAGCGATACGTTAAATGCAATTAGCGATGGTCCCGCGTGTCCACAAGGTTTCATCGCGGAGACTGTGGATGAAGACTGCCTAACATTAAATGTATTTACTAATAATATAACGGCATCAAATCCagttatagtatatatacatggTGGTGCAAACATACATGGAAGCTCACATAGTGAACATGAGGCAGGTCCGCAGTTGTTGCTCGATGAGGATGTGATACTTGTTGCTATTTCCTTCCGCTTAGGAGCATTCGGTTTCCTAAGTACAAAGACCTACGAGGCCAGTGGAAATTATGGCTATTTGGATCAAGTGTTGGCACTCAAATGGGTACAACAGCATATTAAACACTTTGGTGGTGACGCCTCCAGGGTGACTATTAGCGGAGTGAGTGCGGGCAGCATGTCGGTCACCGTCCACTTGACATCACCAATGTCGAAAGGTTTGTTTCATAGAGCCATTGCAATGAGTGGCAGTGCAACACATCATTATGACATAGATAATGCATATTGGACCCGAAAATTAGCAAACGAGCTTGGTTGTCCCAGATACAATACACAATACTTACTAAATTGCCTCAGACAGTTTAGTTGGCAGCAAATAGTGAATGTAACCGATAGATGGGAACCATATGGTATGGCGAATATAAATTGGAATTATGAAATCGATGGAAAATTTCTATTAGAGCACCCCACTGAGTCGTTTCTCAATAATAGATTCAATCACGTACCACTTATGGCCGGAGTAACACTACATGAATTTGATTTCGAACCCGACA gaTTTGAAAATAATGCCGAGTTGGTTGacgatattaataataattttggacTTTATGCAACTgatttcctgcaatttaaaatcACTGGTAACGACGACGAGAAGATGAGACGTATCCGTGAGTTTTACTATAACAAAACGGCCATAACCAACAAAAACCTCATCGGGATTGGCAAAATGAAGTCGGATGGTCTAATCGGACATAGTATGCACAGACTGGTGGAAttggcaaaaaaatatacaaaagtttaTTATTATCGCTTTGATTTTGTTGGTGCGTACTCGTTGTACCCAAATGACGCTGGAATGGCGAAAG GTGTGGGCCATGCTGATGACGTTCCTTATGTTTTTCATATCATAGAAACTCCAACGGAGACAAATTCAAGTCATACTTTTATGATTGATCGCATGGTTAACATATTTACCTCATTTGCTGCAAATGG tGAGCCACCCATTATAGACAACATTACTTGGCCGCCTTCAACCGCCAGTGAAACGGTAGTCCTGTACAATGATCGGCAAGTTCGTGTGGGTAAACAGTTCGCAGTAGAGAATTACGCATTATGGGATGAGTTGTTTCCAATAGAAAAAAGCGGCGCTGGGGTATCAATTCCCGCCATATTGTTGTTCTCATTTGCACTCGTTTGGCATTTTGTATGTTAA